The DNA window TTTAAAGCTCCTTCTTCACAATATTATGGATGTGACTATTCTCGTAATGTGAAAGGTTTGCAGGTTGCAAATATGTCCTTGAGGAGTTGGggaaagagaaataaaatataattcgAATATTTTGAGGACCACAAATCTGTATAGAAAATGGACACAGACGAGAGAGATAACAACAAGGGTAAAGAATTTGATcacaaacacaacacaactgAGGAAAATCATGACTGACTAGATACTGTAATAAGAGAACACCACTCCCTCTAGTGTCATTCCTTAGTAAATCTATAGTGACCAACTAAGAACGACATATGAGGAACAACAATGGTGTGGTCTTTTACAGTGGCAAGTGTTTATCAAAGGGGAGAAACGATTTCAAGCTTTCTATACTTTGTTAGCAAATTTGAAACTGTTAGCAAATTTGAAACACATGGCAGTGTTGAACGAAAGTTATGGCAGCCTTTTAGGTACTGATCAGAAAaatcaatcaataataatcaataaccCATTATTACAAGCAGATAGTATGGTGAAGCAACAGTATGTGTTTAAAGGGTTGTGCTTTAGCTTGATTTGGTATCCAAATGTGATGCCAATTTCAGGGTGAAGcctttgaaataaataaaaaaggtaatgtacaggaaaaataaaaaaataaaaaaacaaactcaTTTCTGCCATAGAGCTCAGTAAGAAATAAGATCTTATCAGTAAGGTCTTCTATGTTACCTTTCCACCAACTTGACCACTTCTAGCCATCTGTATCAGCATATTCTCAACCATCCGGGCCTTTTCAGGCTTTACCAAGGCTATGCTGTTTACTGTTAAAcatgaaagacaaaaaaaactgacAATCTGATTGAAATCAAGAAAACTGGAATTTATACctgtaaaaaacaaaacaaatcactTTTGTAAACTAATAGGTGTAATGGTACATAATATATGTACAACATTCATTATGTACATAGCATAGGTATTGAGGAAATAGTTGATGTCTCCTAAAGTATGCTATAATTTTGTGAAAGGCAATAAGAAAAGCTACAGTCAGAGGACATATTATAAGAAACATCATTTCCAAAATTGTCAGACAAATATTTCCAGCACAACCCGTGACCACcggaaatatgtatggaataTTTGTTCTGACCAATCACTAGCAAGACATTCAAACAGTCAATTGGAAACATATCTCATTAAGTCATTAAGCCTAAATTCTAATATCTGATTTGCCAGAAGACAATCAACATTACACACATATTTTAAGTCTTTACAGTTTTACTGGTTGCGCTGTAACATAACTGATATAAGCAATATAATATATGATATTAGTagtttaaaagttttaaacaGTGCTTTGATttcctttctttattttcagttATGCACAAACTGCATTGTAGCACACTATGTGGAATTCAACTGGTAAGAATGGCCAATCTACTTCCATCTTGCCCTAGCAGACTGATCACTGGTTGTTGTGGTACTTACATCTTGCCCTAGCAGACTGATCACTGGTTGTATTGGTACTTACATCTTGCCCTAGCAGACTGATCCAAGATTTGGGTAAGCATGGCATTTCTCATCTCCATCTCCCTAGaaatattcaagaaaaaacaTTAATTGAAGAGTTAATTAGTTGAGCTAACATCCATATCTTTTTTGTGATAGTTACAGTAAAAATATAGGGAGCTTTTGTAAGTATAAAAAATATGAGAATATATTACATCCATTTTCAGTCCAATGTGCTACCTGTGctgtttgttttcaaaacacaactGTCTTTTTGTTGGACATCAATCAAGACTTTTGAATTCTTCCAATTCTGCTTCTGTCACAGCTTTAGACTGTTTACAACCAAAACAATGTGATAGAAGATTGCCCTAGTTACCGTCAATGATAAAATACTGATAAACACAAAGCCAACAATTAAATAAAGCTCTAATTGTTTCTGAGGTTTGCACTTTCTATATAGTGTATATTTACATATGTAACTCACGGCTGTTTTATTGAGGACCCGGTGCTTTTCAGCActctctcattggttagcggtctaacTGGGAAATGGCTTCTGTCACCAAAAACTATTTGTAACTCAGAAACGCATAGCACAAGGTGCGTGTGTAAATGAAAACAGGTATAACTCAACCACAATATTGAAATCAATGCAATGCAACTTCTCTGTCTCTTGCCATGCAGTATTGATAAACCCAGATTCTAACTTTTTACTGACTCCTATTCCTAAGGCAAGTAATCCCAGTATTAAAAATTTAATTCAAGGTTTAAGATTTCTATCGGAATAACTTCACAAATTtttctaaaaacataaaaattaaGCATGTATTTTCAAATACGAAATTCAAAACCCAGAAACATAGAAATCAGTTAATGCATAGTCATATCTCTTACTATAAGTGCCTAATACTTCAGCTGACATCAAACGCCGAGAAAgtacaaaaaatcaaaagagATTTGTGTCACACCTATGGGCATTCTCcatttgctgttgttgctgttgttgcatTTGCGCTGGATCCTGCCCCTAGAGAAGTTATCAGAGGCATATTAAAGCAACTAATTCACGTATACATTGACACAATTTGCGAGCAATACCCCCATCTGTTGTTGTAACTCTGCCATTCGTTTGGCTCTGAGAGCGGCAAGTTCTGggtcgtccgccatcttggaattTTTAAGCCTCGATACCAAGTTGAAGAAATATACTAAGGGAGGGAGGGCAGAATTTGATTTTGAATCCTTTGTTTATTGATTTCGTTTTCTTCTATaaaaatgatgttgatgactgTTGATGATTGTGAGCTTGCGCTTATCCCTCAGCTAATGTTGTGTTGTCATTTTATTCGTTTGGGAGAAATTTATGATTTATTGATTTCATAGGGAAATTGATTTCATATATGAGCCCCTCTTTCAAAGGAACTAAATAATCGCATTTGTTACGGAAAATATAGCGTTAGTTTATTTATTCCCTCATAGATTAATCGATTTACTTACTGATTTGGATATCTGATTCTGCTTAATTT is part of the Nematostella vectensis chromosome 13, jaNemVect1.1, whole genome shotgun sequence genome and encodes:
- the LOC5513832 gene encoding programmed cell death protein 5 isoform X1, giving the protein MADDPELAALRAKRMAELQQQMGGQDPAQMQQQQQQQMENAHREMEMRNAMLTQILDQSARARLNSIALVKPEKARMVENMLIQMARSGQVGGKVGETQLVGLLEKVQDKAQKTTVKVHMPGITNLTGWTPRHTVYPRGASSFRDLLLDILGLQ
- the LOC5513832 gene encoding programmed cell death protein 5 isoform X2, which encodes MADDPELAALRAKRMAELQQQMGGQDPAQMQQQQQQQMENAHREMEMRNAMLTQILDQSARARLNSIALVKPEKARMVENMLIQMARSGQVGGKVGETQLVGLLEKVQDKAQKTTVKFDRRRVFDSDDDDY